From Quercus lobata isolate SW786 chromosome 1, ValleyOak3.0 Primary Assembly, whole genome shotgun sequence, one genomic window encodes:
- the LOC115993238 gene encoding RING-H2 finger protein ATL39-like: MKNTSLFSVDESNFNLAPPRSPLPMIVVEEEKEEEEDVYDDYDGAVLFIDYGDDDEGGVYYNESPEDVVDDDSDDVRLIVGLKVMNIEEGSSLLLGGECAVCLEDFRVGWHAKLPCSHIFHQNCILPWLQMNDFCPFCRHKMA, encoded by the coding sequence ATGAAGAATACGTCTTTGTTCTCAGTCGATGAAAGCAATTTTAACTTGGCTCCTCCAAGAAGTCCTCTGCCAATGATTGTcgtggaagaagaaaaagaagaggaggaggatgTTTATGATGATTATGACGGTGCTGTTCTTTTTATCGActatggtgatgatgatgaaggtGGTGTTTATTACAACGAATCTCCTGAGgatgttgttgatgatgattcTGATGATGTAAGATTAATTGTAGGCTTGAAAGTAATGAATATTGAAGAAGGGTCATCGTTGCTTTTGGGTGGTGAGTGTGCAGTGTGTTTGGAAGACTTTCGTGTGGGGTGGCATGCTAAGTTGCCATGCTCAcatatttttcatcaaaactGCATTCTTCCATGGCTACAGATGAATGATTTCTGTCCATTTTGTCGCCATAAGATGGCATAG
- the LOC115973840 gene encoding uncharacterized protein LOC115973840, giving the protein MALIISNQTPIKIMILTILTVLLLGPVSQTHARKPHVITFRSRNLYPEGLTYDRSAQHFLVGSARDRKIESVSDAGVVETLISDLDLPENATVLGLAVDAVNKRLLAAITAADPLPHFTALASYDLQKRRRIFLSVLEDDDVTTATTRQTANDVAVDFEGNAYVTNSVSNFIWKVNKEGEPSIFSKSKVFTAQHVDQNPPFSFCGLNGIAYVSKGYLLVVQTNTGKMYKVDADDGTARQVLLNRDLSFADGMAVRRDGVVLVVSHKKLWFLKSQDSWAEGVVFDEVELDEEGFATSVAVGAEDRAYVLYGHALEGHINGISGREGFRIEEVRSERENEDEKVWVYVLVGLGLAYFLFWRFQMKQLVRNMDKKTN; this is encoded by the coding sequence ATGGCTCTGATTATATCCAATCAAACCCCAATCAAGATCATGATCCTCACAATCCTGACCGTCCTTTTACTGGGCCCAGTTTCTCAAACCCACGCCAGAAAGCCCCACGTCATCACCTTCCGATCCCGGAACCTCTACCCTGAAGGCCTAACCTACGACCGATCAGCCCAACACTTCCTCGTAGGTTCTGCCCGCGACCGCAAAATCGAGTCTGTCTCCGACGCAGGAGTCGTCGAAACTCTAATCTCCGACCTCGACCTCCCCGAAAACGCCACCGTTTTGGGCCTGGCCGTCGACGCCGTCAACAAACGCCTCCTCGCCGCCATCACCGCCGCCGATCCGCTCCCTCACTTCACCGCCCTGGCCTCTTACGACCTCCAAAAACGACGCCGCATCTTCCTCTCCGTACTCGAAGACGATGACGTCACCACCGCGACGACACGTCAGACAGCAAACGACGTCGCGGTGGATTTCGAAGGAAACGCCTACGTAACCAACTCGGTCTCGAACTTCATCTGGAAAGTCAACAAGGAAGGAGAGCCGTCGATCTTCTCGAAATCAAAGGTTTTCACTGCCCAACACGTGGACCAAAACCCACCGTTTAGTTTCTGCGGGCTAAACGGGATCGCTTACGTCAGCAAGGGGTACTTGTTGGTGGTGCAAACCAATACGGGCAAGATGTACAAGGTCGACGCTGACGACGGGACTGCCAGGCAGGTTTTGTTGAACAGAGATTTGAGTTTTGCTGATGGGATGGCGGTACGAAGAGACGGCGTCGTTTTGGTGGTGTCCCACAAGAAGCTGTGGTTTTTGAAGAGCCAGGATAGTTGGGCGGAAGGTGTGGTGTTCGACGAGGTTGAGCTCGACGAGGAAGGGTTTGCGACCTCGGTGGCGGTGGGTGCGGAAGACAGGGCTTACGTGTTGTATGGGCATGCGTTGGAGGGACATATCAATGGGATTTCGGGGAGAGAGGGGTTTAGGATTGAGGAAGTGAGGTCTGAGAGAGAGAACGAGGATGAGAAGGTTTGGGTTTATGTTTTGGTTGGTTTGGGTTTGGCTTATTTCTTGTTTTGGAGGTTTCAGATGAAACAGCTTGTTAGGAACATGGATAAAAAGACCaattga